The Malassezia restricta chromosome VI, complete sequence genome segment AAGCTGACGCCTCGCATCAAACGGACGGAACTTGCCTTTGAGCTTCTCCACACCGACCACGCGGTTGACCGTCGTAATGCTTTTCTCCATCAGTAGGTCCTTGTACTCGCGCTGTGGGTCCTTGGTGAGTAGACACACACTCGCATCagcatccagcagcggGTGCGCCAGCGGAATGCGCGCTGGCTTCACCTTGCGCTTCGTATCCAGCTGCTTTACCGTGATTTGCAGGAATACCGTGTGATCCGTGTCCTTGGACACACTCGGGCCGATCGGCAGCTCATTTTCGCCGCCGCCCTGCCGCCGACGCTCGGTATAGGCAGCTAGGGCCTTGCAGGCTTTGAGCACCTGTGCGGCATCAACTCGGTCGCTAATCAGCGTAGGCGCCACATTCTGGGCCTTGCTACGCTTTGGAGCCGGCTCCTTCCCCTCTgtgcgcttcttggcgGGCTCCTTGGCCACGCGCTTGGTTCCTGCGCgcgtcggtggcatggCTGTAGCAAAAAAGAGAAACGAGGGCCCATTTTTTTTCTGGCATCATGCATTAACGGGGAATTATGCGCTCCGTCACGGAGAGGCACCACGTCGTACCGCGCGTCCCTTGTCCCCagagcatgtcgtcgtcgccacTTTCGTCATGGTCTGTCCGGTACGACAGCATCGAGCCCAGCGTCACAAAGCTGTCCGCTATACCTGATGCGCTGATTGGATACATGGATCCGAAAACCATGTCCAAGTACGAGCATAGCAGCTCGAAAAAAGTCGGTGTCGTGGAGACATCGGGCATTCAGCAGGCCAAGGCGTGGGAGCTCGCCATGTCTCCGGCGAAGACTTTGCCCATGAACATGATGATGATGTGGATGAGTGGTAGTAGCGTGCAAATTTTCAGCATGATGGTCGTGGCCATGATGATCACCAACCCCCTCAAGGGCATCACCTCGATGAACCATGCGTTTGCCCCCTAtcgctcgccgacgcacTCGCTTCTCCCACAAATGATCGTATTTGTCCTATGCCACCTGATGGGTGTGGCACTCGGTGTATACAAATGCTGGAACATGGGCCTACTTCCGACCGAAAGCAGCGACTGGCTCGCATGGTACGAGGCACCAATACCCCTGGAGGTGTCTGCTAGTCTAGCTATGTAGTCGGCTCATGCCTGGTTCAGATGTCTGTACATGGTCACTACGACTTTCCAGTCGCTTTTCGTGCTGTACAATAATGtcatgcatgcgcgcctgctcggccgcgTGCGATCGACGACATGTCTCCCTGCCGGTGAGCTGCATACCACATACCATCCTAGCACCGAGATACACACAAAGGACCCCACGGCCCAGTTCATGGATCGCATGATTCCTCGTCCAAATATCACCTGGATCGTGCCAACGGCGGCCCCTGTCGCCATGCCCAtgagcagcgtcgtgcgcgcacatggtacgtgtggcaggcgctgcaATTCGTTGGTCAGCGAAAATTGTCTCAGCGCATCGGTAT includes the following:
- a CDS encoding ER membrane DUF1077 domain protein — protein: MSSSPLSSWSVRYDSIEPSVTKLSAIPDALIGYMDPKTMSKYEHSSSKKVGVVETSGIQQAKAWELAMSPAKTLPMNMMMMWMSGSSVQIFSMMVVAMMITNPLKGITSMNHAFAPYRSPTHSLLPQMIVFVLCHLMGVALGVYKCWNMGLLPTESSDWLAWYEAPIPLEVSASLAM
- a CDS encoding cytochrome c oxidase subunit 20, which gives rise to MATRGWTPSMTEATPSRLVDIPLETTKKPSYTDALRQFSLTNELQRLPHVPCARTTLLMGMATGAAVGTIQVIFGRGIMRSMNWAVGSFVCISVLGWYVVCSSPAGRHVVDRTRPSRRACMTLLYSTKSDWKVVVTMYRHLNQA